The following proteins are encoded in a genomic region of Opisthocomus hoazin isolate bOpiHoa1 chromosome 4, bOpiHoa1.hap1, whole genome shotgun sequence:
- the ZDHHC3 gene encoding palmitoyltransferase ZDHHC3 isoform X1 has translation MMITPVHRFRDIERKPEYLQPEKCVPPPSRASLGTMWFIRDGCGIACAVVTWMLVFYADFVVLLVMLVPSRDYVYSVINGTLFNTLAFLALASHFRAMLTDPGAVPKGNATKEFIESLQLKPGQVVYKCPKCCSIKPDRAHHCSVCKRCIRKMDHHCPWVNNCVGENNQKYFVLFTMYIALISLHALIMVGFHFLYCFEEDWTKCSSFSPPTTVILLILLCFEALLFLIFTSVMFGTQVHSICTDETGIERLKNQQPTWEKTSGWEGMKLAFGGAFSLGWFNPFSNLNCESPVPAEAVAAAPASAIMTQEEIEQFLARDVAVQVLHE, from the exons ATGATGATTACTCCAGTCCACCGCTTCAGAGATATTGAAAGGAAACCTGAATACCTCCAGCCAGAAAAGTGTGTTCCACCTCCTAGCCGCGCTTCCCTGGGAACAATGTGGTTTATTCGAGATGGCTGTGGTATTGCATGTGCTGTCGTTACCTGGATGCTGGTGTTCTATGCCGACTTTGTAGTCCTTCTTGTCATGCTAGTTCCATCGAGAGATTATGTTTATAGTGTCATCAATGGCACACTGTTCAACACCTTGGCTTTCCTCGCTTTGGCTTCACATTTTCGTGCTATGCTGACAGATCCA GGTGCTGTACCCAAAGGTAATGCCACAAAGGAGTTCATCGAGAGTTTACAGCTAAAGCCAGGACAGGTGGTTTACAAGTGCCCAAAGTGCTGTAGCATCAAACCTGACAGAGCACATCACTGCAG TGTTTGCAAGAGGTGTATTCGGAAAATGGACCATCACTGCCCGTGGGTCAATAACTGTGTAGGAGAGAATAACCAGAAGTACTTTGTACTGTTTACA atgtataTAGCACTGATTTCCCTGCATGCTCTAATCATGGTGGGATTTCACTTCTTGTATTGCTTTGAAGAAGACTGGACAA AATGCAGTTCCTTCTCTCCGCCAACGACAGTGATTCTTCTCATCCTGTTGTGTTTCGAGGCTCTCCTATTTCTTATCTTCACCTCGGTTATGTTTGGGACCCAAGTACACTCCATCTGCACTGATGAAACG GGTATTGAGCGTCTCAAAAATCAGCAGCCGACCTGGGAGAAGACCAGCGGTTGGGAGGGAATGAAGCTGGCGTTCGGCGGTGCCTTCTCCTTGGGTTGGTTCAACCCTTTTTCGAACCTGAACTGCGAAAGCCCGGTGCCGGCCGAAGcggtggcagcagctcctgcgtCTGCAATAATGACCCAAGAAGAAATCGAGCAGTTTCTCGCTCGAGACGTTGCCGTCCAGGTGTTACATGAATGA
- the ZDHHC3 gene encoding palmitoyltransferase ZDHHC3 isoform X3: protein MMITPVHRFRDIERKPEYLQPEKCVPPPSRASLGTMWFIRDGCGIACAVVTWMLVFYADFVVLLVMLVPSRDYVYSVINGTLFNTLAFLALASHFRAMLTDPGAVPKGNATKEFIESLQLKPGQVVYKCPKCCSIKPDRAHHCSVCKRCIRKMDHHCPWVNNCVGENNQKYFVLFTMYIALISLHALIMVGFHFLYCFEEDWTKCSSFSPPTTVILLILLCFEALLFLIFTSVMFGTQVHSICTDETGILFLCCDPPLLSRFLCCLLTVMSSVEDI from the exons ATGATGATTACTCCAGTCCACCGCTTCAGAGATATTGAAAGGAAACCTGAATACCTCCAGCCAGAAAAGTGTGTTCCACCTCCTAGCCGCGCTTCCCTGGGAACAATGTGGTTTATTCGAGATGGCTGTGGTATTGCATGTGCTGTCGTTACCTGGATGCTGGTGTTCTATGCCGACTTTGTAGTCCTTCTTGTCATGCTAGTTCCATCGAGAGATTATGTTTATAGTGTCATCAATGGCACACTGTTCAACACCTTGGCTTTCCTCGCTTTGGCTTCACATTTTCGTGCTATGCTGACAGATCCA GGTGCTGTACCCAAAGGTAATGCCACAAAGGAGTTCATCGAGAGTTTACAGCTAAAGCCAGGACAGGTGGTTTACAAGTGCCCAAAGTGCTGTAGCATCAAACCTGACAGAGCACATCACTGCAG TGTTTGCAAGAGGTGTATTCGGAAAATGGACCATCACTGCCCGTGGGTCAATAACTGTGTAGGAGAGAATAACCAGAAGTACTTTGTACTGTTTACA atgtataTAGCACTGATTTCCCTGCATGCTCTAATCATGGTGGGATTTCACTTCTTGTATTGCTTTGAAGAAGACTGGACAA AATGCAGTTCCTTCTCTCCGCCAACGACAGTGATTCTTCTCATCCTGTTGTGTTTCGAGGCTCTCCTATTTCTTATCTTCACCTCGGTTATGTTTGGGACCCAAGTACACTCCATCTGCACTGATGAAACG GGGATCCTCTTTCTCTGTTGTGACCCACCTCTTCTGAGTAGATTCTTATGCTGTCTCCTGACTGTGATGAGCTCTGTGGAAGACATATGA
- the ZDHHC3 gene encoding palmitoyltransferase ZDHHC3 isoform X2 — MMITPVHRFRDIERKPEYLQPEKCVPPPSRASLGTMWFIRDGCGIACAVVTWMLVFYADFVVLLVMLVPSRDYVYSVINGTLFNTLAFLALASHFRAMLTDPGAVPKGNATKEFIESLQLKPGQVVYKCPKCCSIKPDRAHHCSVCKRCIRKMDHHCPWVNNCVGENNQKYFVLFTMYIALISLHALIMVGFHFLYCFEEDWTKCSSFSPPTTVILLILLCFEALLFLIFTSVMFGTQVHSICTDETGIEQLKKEERRWAKKTKWMNMKAVFGHPFSIAWLSPFATPDQGKADPYQYVV, encoded by the exons ATGATGATTACTCCAGTCCACCGCTTCAGAGATATTGAAAGGAAACCTGAATACCTCCAGCCAGAAAAGTGTGTTCCACCTCCTAGCCGCGCTTCCCTGGGAACAATGTGGTTTATTCGAGATGGCTGTGGTATTGCATGTGCTGTCGTTACCTGGATGCTGGTGTTCTATGCCGACTTTGTAGTCCTTCTTGTCATGCTAGTTCCATCGAGAGATTATGTTTATAGTGTCATCAATGGCACACTGTTCAACACCTTGGCTTTCCTCGCTTTGGCTTCACATTTTCGTGCTATGCTGACAGATCCA GGTGCTGTACCCAAAGGTAATGCCACAAAGGAGTTCATCGAGAGTTTACAGCTAAAGCCAGGACAGGTGGTTTACAAGTGCCCAAAGTGCTGTAGCATCAAACCTGACAGAGCACATCACTGCAG TGTTTGCAAGAGGTGTATTCGGAAAATGGACCATCACTGCCCGTGGGTCAATAACTGTGTAGGAGAGAATAACCAGAAGTACTTTGTACTGTTTACA atgtataTAGCACTGATTTCCCTGCATGCTCTAATCATGGTGGGATTTCACTTCTTGTATTGCTTTGAAGAAGACTGGACAA AATGCAGTTCCTTCTCTCCGCCAACGACAGTGATTCTTCTCATCCTGTTGTGTTTCGAGGCTCTCCTATTTCTTATCTTCACCTCGGTTATGTTTGGGACCCAAGTACACTCCATCTGCACTGATGAAACG ggAATAGAACAGttgaaaaaggaagagagaagatgggctaaaaaaacaaaatggaTGAACATGAAAGCAGTATTTGGCCATCCGTTCTCTATAGCATGGCTTAGCCCATTCGCAACACCAGACCAAGGAAAAGCAGACCCGTACCAGTATGTGGTCTGA